The Chanos chanos chromosome 6, fChaCha1.1, whole genome shotgun sequence genome includes a region encoding these proteins:
- the egfem1 gene encoding EGF-like and EMI domain containing 1 produces MSSEVLLCCVVIFLNTAHFATPVDLQPGMPNVCADQELSMLGARQPCVQAFTRMVKVWRQGCSGQRWCLGYERRTGYYTAYRQVYSMDMHTVYKCCPGWTQRGEEAGCLHRMCSPGTCFNGGRCAETGDQVCRCPVGFQGTRCQYDINECVTDNGGCEGTCCNTIGSFYCKCPEGSKLGPDGRSCQDIDECVELNGGCQQTCVNTPGSYYCECSEGFRMHTDARTCIAVNSCLVKNGGCEHKCVDLGNDHYKCECRRDYRLKSDGKHCELRDPCAERNAGCAQLCRSVGGQAQCSCKAGYTLGADRKTCNDIDECKSGQARCAHSCVNVPGSFSCVCLPGFELGADARQCYRIEMEIVNSCEKNNGGCSHHCEHTTNGPLCTCNQGYRLAEDLKTCVDSDECETGEACCSHYCENYPGGYECSCRPGYTLNSNGCRCDDVDECVAETSGCSHYCVNVLGSYECFCRLGYRLDLDQRTCLPLYESIADEEVDEEEEGGQGEDLEVLRLPDLLFRRPPQLLRYTAALHAPYQEHTLSREQRGELTVLSHIMCVDGVFGDDCSLTCSDCANGAVCSEERDHCECTPGWTGLICNETCPEGTYGVACNGVCGCLNGGRCDPVTGKCHCPPGVQGLHCENGCPQGFFGRDCRRKCHCPNNGRCHRLYGGCLCAPGLYGRFCHLPCPRWTFGVGCSRDCMCAEENSLGCDPKNGTCSCKPGYHGNSCETECDKGFFGEGCRGRCKCTDGESCDPRTGTCTRNCPPGFHGERCDLGCPEGFWGEGCALPCPPCENGAVCNAHTGVCECRPGHTGPTCRDPCPAGSHGPGCSLRCLCHPDASCDPVSGNCACPSGRTGHDCSTVCEAGFWGVGCANECHCANSAMPCDPADGHCVCETGYTGDHCEQRCPEGRYGSECERVCQCEHGAQCDHVSGACTCSPGWTGTHCEKKCPDGFYGLDCGQICQCRNSAQCHHITGACLCSPGWAPPHCTLACPAGSFGQNCSQTCRCVNGAVCDPVSGRCVCEPGWTGSGCEEPCTAGWFGQDCLQLCVCRNGGSCDRATGHCSCPPGWTGAACELECEEGWFGEDCTHSCNCTNGGQCDRQTGLCKCPPGWTGQHCQTACADGFYGDGCEQKCVCEQGSSCHHQTGQCVCEPGWRGHTCDKPCLPGWFGQNCTQKCACPAGVSCHHVTGKCGCPAGYTGNSCEEICPSGTFGVNCSEVCQCSGEHQVCHHITGKCTCLPGYYGNRCTLTCRLGTYGPNCRQRCKCASRGRCDFRTGTCECHSGFIGANCNTSCPAGYYGKDCAKRCSCGEKGRCHPVTGRCICPPGKMGQFCQQVCPRGRYGAHCRSACACLNGAACDPVDGTCHCGLGWNGPRCEKPCEAGRYGVNCTLECPCQNNGTCDQYTGSCICPDGYYGNSCQHKCPAGFFGKLCSRSCDCKLDLACDHVTGQCLCPPGYHGDQCQKRCDSGRFGLGCKLQCDCAGGEPCDPATGLCLCSPGRTGERCEKECGGGWFGPGCVLQCQCAHRGQCDQRNGHCVCSHTWIGPTCEEGR; encoded by the exons atataaACGAGTGTGTAACAGATAACGGAGGTTGTGAGGGGACATGTTGTAACACCATTGGCAGTTTTTACTGTAAGTGCCCTGAAGGCAGTAAACTGGGACCAGACGGCCGGTCGTGTCAAG ATATCGATGAGTGTGTGGAATTGAATGGTGGGTGTCAGCAGACCTGTGTGAACACACCAGGCTCCTACTATTGTGAATGCAGTGAAGGATTCCGAATGCACACAGATGCTCGCACCTGCATTG CTGTTAACTCCTGTCTGGTGAAGAATGGAGGTTGTGAACACAAGTGTGTGGACCTTGGCAATGACCATTATAAGTGTGAGTGTCGCCGTGACTACAGGCTGAAGAGTGATGGGAAGCACTGTGAAT TGAGGGATCCCTGTGCAGAGCGTAACGCCGGCTGCGCGCAGCTGTGCCGTAGCGTGGGTGGACAGGCCCAGTGCAGCTGTAAAGCAGGATACACCCTAGGAGCAGACCGCAAAACATGCAACG ATATAGACGAGTGTAAGTCCGGCCAGGCCAGGTGTGCTCATAGCTGTGTGAATGTACCAGGCtccttcagctgtgtgtgtcttcccGGTTTTGAACTGGGGGCTGATGCCAGACAGTGCTAcc GTATTGAGATGGAGATAGTGAACAGCTGCGAGAAGAACAATGGCGGATGCTCCCATCACTGTGAACACACCACCAACGGCCCGCTCTGTACCTGTAACCAAGGTTACCGGCTGGCCGAGGACCTGAAGACCTGCGTGG aCAGTGATGAGTGTGAGACTGGAGAGGCATGCTGTAGTCACTACTGTGAGAATTACCCAGGAGGCTATGAATGCAGCTGCAGACCTGGATACACTCTCAACTCTAACGGCTGCAGATGTGACG atgtggatgagtgtgtggcGGAGACGTCTGGGTGCAGTCATTACTGTGTGAACGTTCTGGGCTCTTACGAGTGTTTCTGCAGACTGGGCTACCGTTTAGACCTTGACCAGCGCACCTGTCTCC ctctgTATGAGAGCATTGCTGATGAAGAGgtggatgaggaagaggagggtggtcAGGGAGAGGACCTGGAGGTTCTGCGTTTGCCAGACCTGCTCTTCCGCCGCCCCCCCCAGCTCCTGCGCTACACCGCGGCCCTGCACGCGCCTTaccaagaacacacactcagcagagagcagagaggagaactcACAGTGCTCAGTCACATCA tgtgtgtggacgGCGTGTTTGGAGATGACTGCAGTTTGACTTGTTCAGATTGTGCTAACGGTGCAGTctgcagtgaagagagagatcaCTGTGAGTGCACACCTGGATGGACCGGACTCATCTGTAATGAGA cgtGTCCTGAGGGGACGTATGGGGTGGCGTGTAATGGCGTGTGTGGGTGTCTAAACGGAGGACGCTGTGATCCAGTCACAGGGAAATGTCATTGTCCCCCAGGAGTGCAGGGTTTACACTGTGAGAATG GTTGCCCTCAGGGTTTTTTCGGGAGGGACTGTCGTCGTAAATGCCACTGCCCCAACAACGGGCGATGCCACCGTCTCTACGGTGGATGCCTGTGTGCCCCTGGGCTCTATGGACGATTTTGTCACCTAC CGTGTCCGCGGTGGACGTTTGGCGTTGGGTGCTCGCGGGACTGTATGTGCGCGGAAGAAAACTCTCTCGGCTGTGACCCCAAAAACGGAACCTGCTCCTGCAAACCAGGTTACCACGGAAATAGCTGCGAAACAG AATGTGACAAAGGCTTTTTTGGAGAGGGATGCCGAGGAAGATGTAAATGCACTGACGGTGAATCATGTGACCCCAGGACTGGAACATGTACCCGAAACTGTCCCCCTGGTTTccatggagagagatgtgatttGG GGTGTCCGGAGGGATTCTGGGGTGAGGGCTGTGCGTTGCCGTGCCCCCCCTGCGAGAACGGAGCCGTCTGCAACGCGCACACCGGAGTCTGTGAGTGTAGACCCGGCCACACGGGGCCCACCTGTCGAGACC CATGCCCGGCGGGGTCCCACGGCCCTGGGTGTTCACTGCGGTGTCTCTGTCACCCCGATGCCAGCTGTGACCCCGTCAGCGGAAACTGCGCCTGCCCCTCCGGACGCACCGGACACGACTGCagcacag TGTGTGAGGCAGGTTTCTGGGGTGTTGGATGTGCCAATGAATGCCATTGTGCCAACAGTGCCATGCCCTGTGATCCAGCCGAcgggcactgtgtgtgtgagacagggtaCACCGGAGACCACTGTGAACAGA GGTGTCCCGAGGGCAGGTATGGGTcagagtgtgagcgtgtgtgccaGTGTGAACACGGAGCGCAGTGTGACCACGTCAGCGGAGCGTGCACCTGCTCACCGGGCTGGACCGGAACACACTGTGAAAAGA AATGCCCTGACGGCTTTTACGGCCTGGACTGCGGGCAGATATGCCAGTGTAGGAACAGCGCCCAATGCCACCACATCACAGGagcctgtctctgctctcctgGCTGGGCACCGCCGCACTGCACCCTGG CTTGCCCGGCAGGGAGCTTTGGGCAGAACTGCAGTCAGACATGTCGATGTGTGAACGGGGCGGTGTGTGATCCGGTGAGTggccggtgtgtgtgtgagccggGCTGGACAGGAAGCGGCTGCGAGGAGC cttgtACAGCTGGCTGGTTTGGGCAGGACtgtttacagctgtgtgtgtgtcgtaatGGAGGATCTTGTGACAGAGCGACTGGACACTGCTCCTGCCCACCCGGATGGACTGGAGCTGCCTGTGAGCTGG AGTGTGAGGAAGGCTGGTTTGGAGAGGACTGCACACACTCCTGTAACTGCACAAACGGAGGccagtgtgacagacagacaggactctGTAAATGTCCACCGGGCTGGACCGGACAGCACtgccagacag CGTGTGCTGATGGTTTCTATGGCGACGGCTGtgaacagaagtgtgtgtgtgagcaaggcAGCTCCTGTCATCACCAGacaggccagtgtgtgtgtgagccaggATGGAGAGGCCACACCTGTGACAAAC CCTGTTTGCCGGGCTGGTTTGGTCAGAACTGTACACAGAAGTGTGCGTGTCCTGCGGGTGTGTCTTGTCATCATGTAACTGGGAAGTGTGGTTGTCCTGCTGGCTATACTGGGAACAGCTGCGAAGAAA tctgtCCATCAGGCACCTTTGGTGTAAACTGTTCTGAGGTGTGTCAGTGTTCTGGTGAACACCAGGTGTGTCACCACATCACAGGAAAATGTACCTGTTTACCTGGTTACTACGGCAACCGATGCACGCTCA CATGTCGGCTGGGTACATATGGGCCAAACTGCAGGCAGCGATGCAAGTGTGCCAGTAGGGGGCGCTGTGACTTCAGGACCGGTACATGTGAATGCCACTCAGGCTTTATTGGAGCCAACTGTAATACAA GTTGTCCTGCAGGGTATTATGGGAAGGACTGTGCTAAAAGATGTTCCTGTGGTGAAAAAGGACGGTGCCACCCAGTGACTGGGAGGTGCATCTGTCCCCCGGGCAAAATGGGACAATTCTGCCAGCAAG TGTGTCCTAGGGGGCGCTATGGAGCGCACTGTCGGAGTGCCTGCGCCTGTCTGAACGGAGCAGCGTGTGACCCCGTGGATGGTACTTGCCATTGCGGACTGGGCTGGAACGGGCCTCGCTGTGAGAAAC cgtGTGAGGCGGGAAGGTATGGTGTGAACTGTACACTGGAGTGTCCATGTCAGAATAACGGGACGTGTGACCAGTACACTGGCTCCTGTATCTGCCCGGATGGTTACTACGGCAACTCCTGCCAACACA AATGTCCGGCTGGATTTTTTGGGAAACTCTGCTCCAGGTCATGTGACTGTAAACTTGATTTGGCCTGCGATCATGTGACAGGGCAGTGTTTGTGCCCTCCaggttaccatggtgaccaGTGTCAGAAAC gtTGTGATTCTGGTCGTTTTGGGCTGGGGTGTAAGCtgcagtgtgactgtgctggtggGGAACCATGTGATCCTGCTACAGGCctgtgtctctgctctcccGGCCGAACAGGAGAACGCTGTGAAAAAG agtgTGGAGGGGGCTGGTTTGGACCGGGCTGTGtactgcagtgtcagtgtgcCCACAGGGGGCAGTGTGACCAGCGAAATGGCCACTGCGTGTGCTCACACACCTGGATTGGACCTACCTGTGAGGAGGGtaggtga